From the Canis lupus baileyi chromosome 37, mCanLup2.hap1, whole genome shotgun sequence genome, one window contains:
- the GPX5 gene encoding epididymal secretory glutathione peroxidase — MTAWLGASYVLPILLVSFVQTNAKPEKTKMDCYKDVKGTIYEYEALTLNGNERIQFKQYAGKHVLFVNVATYCGLTAQYPELNSLQEELKPLGLVVLGFPCNQFGKQEPGENSEILPGLKYVRPGRGYVPNFQLFEKGDVNGEKEQKVFTFLKLSCPHPSEVLGSFRHISWDPVKVHDIRWNFEKFLVGSDGVPVLRWFHRTPISTVKEDILVYLKQLKMK, encoded by the exons ATGACTGCATGGTTAGGGGCCTCCTACGTTTTGCCTATTCTGCTAGTCAGCTTTGTGCAGACAAATGCCAAGCCTGAGAAGACAAAG aTGGATTGCTATAAAGATGTGAAAGGAACCATCTATGAATATGAAGCCCTCACTCTCAATGGAAATGAACGCATTCAGTTCAAGCAGTATGCGGGCAAGCATGTTCTTTTTGTCAATGTGGCCACCTATTGTGGTCTGACAGCTCAGTATCCTG AACTGAATTCACTTCAGGAGGAGCTGAAGCCCTTGGGCCTGGTTGTATTGGGCTTTCCCTGCAACCAATTTGGGAAGCAGGAGCCAGGAGAGAACTCAGAGATCCTTCCGGGGCTGAA GTACGTCCGTCCAGGCAGAGGCTATGTCCCTAACTTCCAGCTCTTTGAGAAAGGGGATGTGAATggtgaaaaagaacagaaagtctTCACCTTCTTGAAG CTCTCCTGCCCTCACCCCTCAGAGGTTCTAGGCTCCTTCAGACACATCTCCTGGGATCCTGTAAAGGTCCACGATATCCGCTGGAACTTTGAGAAGTTCCTGGTGGGGTCTGATGGGGTCCCTGTCCTGCGCTGGTTCCACCGGACTCCCATCAGCACTGTCAAGGAAGACATCCTGGTCTACCTGAAACAGCTCAAAATGAAATAG